Proteins from a single region of Rickettsiales bacterium:
- a CDS encoding queuosine precursor transporter, translated as MDDFLILPLINYMQTLSGEALSFISFGAGIITMLFMMRFFGLVGLYVYSSAATITANIQVLKLMNMNLMPEYVALGTATFSTIFLCNDIITEHYGKETAKRSIWLSFTTQVLVTITMVISIGFRPVEGNSAHGAIYELFMPAPRLLIASLAAFVISQLFNINIFAWLSKFYHEKLLWLRSNVALMASELLDNIIFSTLAWVILAPTPVSTAMLIYTYILGTYVLRVVFALFSTPVIYWSYNFKSRNEV; from the coding sequence ATGGATGATTTTTTAATATTACCATTAATAAACTATATGCAAACCTTAAGCGGTGAAGCTTTGTCTTTCATTTCTTTTGGTGCAGGTATTATTACAATGCTGTTCATGATGCGTTTCTTTGGTCTTGTTGGCTTATATGTTTACAGTTCAGCAGCCACTATAACCGCCAATATCCAAGTATTAAAACTAATGAATATGAATTTAATGCCAGAATATGTGGCTCTTGGAACTGCAACATTCTCAACTATATTTTTATGTAATGACATCATCACTGAACATTATGGAAAAGAAACAGCAAAAAGAAGCATATGGCTAAGCTTCACTACCCAGGTATTAGTTACTATAACTATGGTTATCTCCATTGGATTTAGACCTGTTGAAGGAAATTCAGCCCATGGTGCCATCTATGAATTATTCATGCCAGCACCAAGATTATTAATAGCAAGCTTAGCAGCATTTGTTATAAGCCAATTATTTAATATTAATATATTTGCTTGGCTTTCTAAATTTTATCATGAAAAACTGCTTTGGCTGCGCAGCAATGTTGCTTTAATGGCATCTGAATTACTTGATAATATTATATTTAGCACTCTAGCCTGGGTGATATTAGCCCCTACTCCCGTATCCACAGCAATGTTAATTTATACTTACATCTTAGGGACTTATGTGTTAAGAGTGGTATTTGCATTATTTTCTACTCCAGTAATATATTGGAGTTATAACTTTAAATCCAGAAATGAAGTATGA
- a CDS encoding C48 family peptidase encodes MPEDIEVNEDYCYDSQDIIQLTSIYQSQEDNPNNIWGQPLGFNGIGNPLELGDYNLKQSCEDLKPNQKLLLPINLQNAYHWVGAIIEKVKGKFRITTMDSLGGHEDEIQETAYKISEELGSEHKIELVQTPPKATLKQKDRASCGAFVMQNLINHATPKEAVELGEADIRRVHMELAGDNFAKKQELDLQNKTKSEQDEITWNAVIAKQADEIQKLIPQAQERKKHLEERNNSFEEALDHLLKDSQDKNKDLKNLYKEFPEHKELLDDITSELTIASTPHRVLEPNKFEKALDHVLNIEDDLVKRMQLQSMQENFPEQKKLLDDIKQSMQPELTNTPTTKPIAYNRRISASKGVRRQ; translated from the coding sequence GATTATTGTTATGATAGCCAAGACATTATTCAACTAACCTCAATATACCAATCTCAGGAAGATAATCCTAACAATATCTGGGGGCAGCCTCTAGGATTTAATGGCATTGGTAATCCGCTTGAATTAGGAGATTACAATCTAAAGCAATCATGCGAAGATCTAAAGCCAAATCAAAAACTTTTATTGCCTATTAATTTACAAAATGCATATCACTGGGTGGGTGCAATTATTGAAAAAGTAAAAGGCAAATTTCGCATTACCACTATGGACTCCCTAGGTGGACATGAAGATGAAATTCAAGAAACAGCTTATAAAATATCGGAAGAGTTAGGATCTGAACATAAAATTGAGTTAGTACAAACTCCCCCCAAAGCCACCTTAAAACAAAAAGATAGGGCTTCCTGTGGAGCATTCGTTATGCAAAACCTAATCAACCATGCAACTCCAAAAGAAGCTGTTGAATTAGGTGAAGCAGATATACGAAGAGTTCATATGGAACTTGCTGGAGACAATTTTGCTAAAAAACAAGAATTAGACCTACAAAATAAAACAAAATCTGAACAAGATGAAATAACGTGGAATGCAGTGATAGCTAAACAGGCAGATGAAATACAAAAATTAATCCCTCAAGCCCAAGAAAGAAAAAAACATCTAGAAGAACGTAATAATTCATTTGAGGAAGCTTTAGATCACTTACTTAAAGATTCTCAAGATAAAAATAAAGACCTAAAAAATCTATATAAAGAGTTTCCTGAACATAAAGAATTACTAGATGATATTACATCTGAGCTAACTATTGCTTCTACCCCCCATCGTGTATTAGAACCTAATAAATTTGAGAAAGCTCTTGATCATGTGCTTAATATTGAAGATGATCTTGTTAAAAGGATGCAGCTGCAATCAATGCAAGAAAATTTTCCAGAACAAAAGAAGTTATTAGATGATATAAAGCAATCAATGCAGCCTGAATTAACTAATACCCCCACAACAAAACCTATTGCTTACAACAGAAGAATATCCGCAAGTAAAGGAGTTAGAAGGCAATAG